A window of Syntrophobacterales bacterium contains these coding sequences:
- a CDS encoding ABC transporter ATP-binding protein, which yields MPLSIVSAEHLYFCYNSTEVLTDATFMLEKGDYLGLVGPNGSGKTTLIKLLLGLFKPYGGVIRLFGQNPAKFREWHKIGYLPQRMTSFSPLFPATVREVVSLGLLSKKTFPKQMSRQDRTSVDSVLDLMDISSIGNELIGELSGGQQQRVFLAKALVGEPELLILDEPTTALDPETREKFFGTLKDLNQNKLVTIIIITHDTGTIGEHASKLLYLDKRVVFCGTFEAFCMSSGMTAYFGEFSQHLICHRHEQTPRACER from the coding sequence ATGCCGCTAAGCATCGTCTCTGCGGAGCACCTCTATTTCTGCTATAATTCGACGGAGGTCCTTACGGACGCCACGTTCATGCTGGAAAAAGGGGACTATCTCGGGCTCGTTGGACCCAACGGTTCCGGCAAGACCACACTGATAAAGCTGCTCCTAGGACTCTTCAAGCCTTACGGGGGGGTCATCCGTCTTTTCGGGCAAAACCCTGCGAAATTCCGCGAATGGCACAAGATCGGATATCTTCCCCAGAGGATGACCTCTTTCAGCCCCCTTTTTCCCGCAACGGTAAGAGAAGTCGTCTCTCTGGGACTCCTTTCTAAGAAAACATTCCCCAAACAGATGTCCCGCCAGGACAGGACATCTGTTGACAGTGTTCTTGACCTCATGGACATCAGCAGTATCGGCAACGAGCTAATAGGAGAGTTATCGGGAGGCCAACAGCAAAGAGTCTTCCTGGCCAAAGCCCTTGTCGGTGAGCCAGAGCTTCTGATACTGGATGAGCCAACTACCGCCCTCGACCCGGAAACGAGAGAAAAGTTTTTCGGAACCTTGAAGGATCTCAACCAGAACAAACTGGTCACAATCATCATAATTACCCATGATACTGGCACCATAGGCGAGCATGCTTCAAAATTGCTCTATCTCGATAAGCGGGTAGTCTTCTGCGGGACCTTTGAGGCGTTCTGCATGTCGAGCGGCATGACAGCTTATTTCGGAGAGTTCTCACAGCACCTCATCTGCCACAGGCACGAGCAAACACCAAGGGCTTGCGAGAGATGA
- a CDS encoding polyprenyl synthetase family protein, whose amino-acid sequence MMSLAAYLREKQIIVEESLKEVFSSLKTSPSALRDSMGYMLFSHGKRIRPILAIAACEAMGRNSDDLLPFACAIEMIHTYSLIHDDLPSLDNDDLRRGKPTCHKVYGEAMAILAGDGLLTEAFRIMADGHYAERISPKTVKQVIFEVANAIGAEGMVAGQVMDILYDGKEGTKDVLDYIHFHKTTALIRASVRVGAIVGGAKASALRKFTRYGECLGLAFQIMDDLLDVEGDEETVGKRLKKDSNKQTYVKHYGVVASKIKLEQLTDEAIRSVQFLGDNAAVLTELAQFIGSRVS is encoded by the coding sequence ATGATGAGCCTGGCGGCATATTTACGAGAAAAGCAGATCATTGTGGAGGAAAGCCTGAAGGAAGTATTTTCTTCCTTGAAGACGTCACCTTCAGCGCTCAGGGACTCCATGGGGTACATGCTATTCTCCCATGGTAAGAGAATACGGCCCATACTGGCTATTGCGGCATGTGAGGCTATGGGAAGAAACAGTGACGATCTTCTGCCTTTCGCATGCGCCATTGAGATGATACATACATATTCTTTGATCCACGATGACCTGCCGAGTTTGGACAACGATGATTTGAGACGTGGTAAGCCTACGTGCCACAAGGTGTACGGCGAGGCCATGGCAATTCTGGCTGGTGACGGACTTCTTACGGAGGCTTTTAGAATCATGGCGGATGGGCATTACGCTGAACGGATTAGCCCCAAGACGGTCAAACAGGTTATTTTCGAGGTTGCCAATGCAATTGGTGCTGAGGGTATGGTGGCGGGTCAAGTTATGGATATTCTTTACGATGGGAAAGAAGGGACAAAGGATGTCCTCGACTATATCCACTTCCACAAGACGACCGCCCTTATCAGGGCTTCCGTGAGAGTGGGCGCAATAGTAGGAGGAGCAAAGGCTAGTGCTCTTCGGAAATTTACCCGGTATGGTGAATGCTTGGGACTTGCATTCCAGATTATGGATGATCTGCTGGACGTGGAAGGGGATGAGGAGACCGTGGGAAAACGGTTGAAAAAAGACTCCAATAAGCAGACCTACGTGAAGCATTACGGAGTGGTTGCATCCAAGATAAAACTTGAGCAGCTTACGGATGAAGCAATCAGGTCCGTACAATTTTTGGGTGACAACGCGGCAGTACTCACTGAACTTGCGCAATTCATCGGCAGCCGGGTTTCCTGA
- a CDS encoding metal ABC transporter permease gives MELLDFFSHGFIQRALIAGSFIAVLCSTLGVFLVLRRLPLIGDGLAHVTFGSVAVGLLLRVYPMYVAAPLVMLSSLGIMKLTERTKIYGDTAIAIVSSIGISGGILLASAAGGFNIDLFSYLFGNILAIGSAEVVSSIVLSVILIMTIAAFYHDMLSVTLDEESARAAGIKVGAMNMILVLTTALTVVLAMRVVGIMLISALLVLPAVTALQMGKGFKATIVIAGAVGVFSVVFGTVISFLADIPTGATIVLLSFTMFLGVFLWNNVTFSKYYKRLMLTMAPTDIIFSSKINSPEEGASYGKKSNRD, from the coding sequence ATGGAATTGCTTGACTTTTTCAGCCACGGCTTCATTCAGAGGGCGCTCATCGCCGGTTCGTTCATTGCCGTACTCTGCTCCACTTTGGGGGTTTTTCTGGTACTAAGACGCCTGCCCCTCATTGGGGATGGTCTCGCTCACGTCACCTTCGGAAGCGTGGCGGTCGGCCTTCTGCTTAGAGTATACCCCATGTATGTGGCAGCGCCCCTGGTAATGCTCAGTTCCCTGGGGATCATGAAACTCACCGAGAGAACCAAGATATACGGAGACACGGCTATTGCCATCGTATCCTCTATCGGCATCTCGGGAGGAATACTCCTTGCCAGTGCGGCCGGGGGGTTCAATATTGATCTTTTCAGCTACCTCTTCGGAAATATTCTCGCCATAGGGAGTGCGGAGGTAGTCTCATCTATCGTGCTATCAGTAATCCTCATCATGACAATCGCGGCGTTCTATCACGATATGTTATCTGTCACCTTGGACGAGGAATCGGCGAGGGCGGCCGGCATAAAGGTCGGGGCGATGAACATGATTCTCGTGCTCACCACCGCCCTCACAGTAGTGCTTGCCATGCGGGTTGTGGGAATAATGCTGATCTCCGCCTTACTGGTACTTCCCGCAGTGACCGCGCTCCAGATGGGGAAAGGGTTCAAGGCAACCATCGTAATAGCAGGAGCCGTGGGGGTATTTTCCGTGGTTTTTGGCACAGTCATCTCTTTTCTCGCCGACATTCCAACAGGAGCCACCATAGTTCTTCTCAGTTTTACCATGTTCCTCGGTGTCTTTCTTTGGAACAACGTAACATTTTCCAAATATTATAAGCGGTTAATGTTGACAATGGCGCCTACCGACATTATATTTAGTTCAAAAATTAATTCTCCAGAAGAGGGGGCTTCATATGGCAAAAAAAGTAATAGGGATTGA
- the thrC gene encoding threonine synthase, which translates to MKPITYYNINNKDERVDFRTALLNGMGSKYGLYMVARHDIPILEPDLINSLRTMSYAEIAYQILNPFLGSEFSPPGELKKLLLDVYSEDKILTTVQHVAGRTHIMWLTHGPTYSFKDYAARFFGKALNFFLGQKNLRKVVVVATSGDTGGAVADALYDLENVDNIVFFPKDSISEGQRRQMTTLGSNIYTFEVNGDFDVCQAMAKNLLEDKAFAKEVFGDSDRFTSANSISLGRLLPQAVYPFFAYSRIAGAGEQVIASIPSGNFGDMMGTVIAKQMGLPISKIICGVNENIEFPEFLESGKYKVRPAVKCPSSAMIVSHPSNLARLIDFYGGHMYDDIDPSTKKVLTPGIIDIMPDMAAMQRDLFSVGVKNHEHYDTMKEVYGRYGIVLDPHGAVGWRALDLYLRGNHTLPAVVYETADPGKFPEDVRNAIGVDPEPPAGMKEQASKKERIYRIEAKSEKTSFGLKLSHDQAEEARNKIAQIFRKKN; encoded by the coding sequence GTGAAACCTATCACTTATTACAATATAAACAATAAAGACGAACGGGTTGATTTCCGCACCGCACTTTTAAACGGCATGGGTTCCAAATATGGACTCTACATGGTAGCCCGGCATGACATCCCAATACTTGAGCCAGACCTTATCAACTCCCTGAGAACTATGTCCTACGCCGAGATCGCCTATCAAATACTTAATCCCTTTCTTGGCTCCGAGTTCAGCCCACCAGGCGAGCTTAAAAAGCTCCTCCTTGATGTATACTCCGAGGACAAAATCCTCACCACGGTGCAGCATGTAGCCGGGAGAACCCACATTATGTGGCTTACCCATGGCCCCACTTACTCTTTCAAAGATTATGCAGCCCGTTTCTTCGGCAAAGCGCTCAATTTCTTCCTCGGACAAAAGAACCTGCGAAAGGTAGTTGTCGTGGCTACCAGCGGTGACACGGGCGGAGCCGTGGCAGACGCGCTTTACGATCTAGAAAACGTGGATAATATCGTATTCTTCCCCAAAGACTCAATTAGCGAAGGGCAAAGGCGTCAGATGACCACTCTTGGGAGTAATATTTACACCTTCGAAGTGAACGGAGACTTTGATGTCTGCCAAGCAATGGCCAAAAACTTGCTCGAAGACAAGGCCTTCGCGAAAGAGGTCTTTGGCGACAGCGACAGGTTCACCTCCGCCAACTCCATTAGCCTGGGGAGGCTCCTCCCTCAAGCGGTTTATCCTTTTTTTGCCTATTCACGGATCGCAGGGGCGGGAGAGCAGGTAATAGCCAGCATCCCGTCGGGTAATTTCGGGGACATGATGGGCACTGTGATCGCAAAGCAGATGGGCCTTCCCATCTCAAAGATCATTTGCGGAGTCAATGAGAATATCGAGTTCCCCGAGTTTCTTGAATCAGGCAAATACAAGGTGAGACCCGCCGTTAAATGTCCCTCCTCCGCCATGATCGTCTCCCACCCCAGCAACCTCGCCCGATTGATAGACTTTTACGGCGGCCACATGTACGATGATATAGATCCCTCCACCAAAAAGGTATTGACACCCGGCATAATTGACATAATGCCCGACATGGCTGCTATGCAAAGAGACCTGTTCTCCGTGGGGGTCAAAAACCATGAGCATTACGACACCATGAAAGAGGTATATGGCAGATACGGGATCGTCTTGGACCCCCATGGAGCAGTGGGATGGCGAGCCCTTGATCTCTATCTCAGGGGGAATCACACGCTCCCTGCCGTGGTATACGAGACCGCCGATCCCGGCAAGTTTCCGGAGGATGTAAGAAATGCAATCGGCGTTGACCCCGAGCCTCCGGCTGGCATGAAAGAGCAGGCTTCAAAGAAGGAACGGATTTACCGCATTGAGGCAAAATCTGAGAAAACCTCTTTCGGTTTGAAGCTCTCCCACGACCAAGCCGAGGAAGCGCGAAATAAGATTGCACAGATATTTCGCAAAAAAAATTGA
- the xseB gene encoding exodeoxyribonuclease VII small subunit, with product MKFEDGLKKLEDIVKTLDNGNIPLDEALGLFKEGLSLTKDLSKRLDEIEKKVEVLVKKEDGLVERQPFHEDEA from the coding sequence ATGAAATTTGAGGATGGGCTTAAGAAACTTGAAGATATCGTAAAAACGCTTGATAATGGCAACATTCCGCTTGACGAAGCTCTCGGCCTCTTTAAGGAAGGGTTGTCCCTCACTAAAGACCTTTCAAAAAGGTTGGATGAGATCGAGAAGAAGGTTGAAGTGCTGGTTAAGAAAGAGGACGGGTTGGTCGAAAGGCAGCCTTTCCACGAAGACGAGGCATGA
- a CDS encoding metal ABC transporter substrate-binding protein, producing the protein MKARYPLTIISICLAIFICVTSCRERVHPPVDKGKLKIITTLFPLYDFARNVGGEQAHVTLILPPGLEPHSFEPKPGDVIRINDADIFVYTDKKMEPWVENILKSIDNKKLLVINASKGITLLSDVSPLHGCEKTRQGEPIEHHPEDKLDPHIWLDLTNVQNMVDNIRDGFISKDPSGKNFYMKNTAQYGARLSALDREFKTSLSNCRHRLFVHGGHFAFNYLAKHYNLAYVSAYQGSPDAEPSPRKIMELKKLVKDNEVKYIYYEELITPRVAEMLARETGADLLFLHGAHNISKDDLEKGTTFISIMEQNLTNLMKGLECR; encoded by the coding sequence ATGAAGGCGAGATATCCATTAACCATTATTTCGATCTGCCTGGCCATCTTCATCTGCGTCACCTCATGCCGGGAAAGAGTTCATCCGCCGGTTGATAAAGGGAAGCTCAAGATCATTACCACACTTTTCCCGCTCTACGATTTTGCCCGGAATGTGGGCGGGGAGCAGGCGCATGTCACACTCATTTTGCCTCCAGGACTCGAGCCTCACAGTTTTGAACCAAAACCGGGAGACGTAATCAGAATAAATGATGCAGACATCTTCGTTTATACAGACAAAAAAATGGAACCGTGGGTGGAAAATATCCTGAAAAGCATAGACAACAAGAAACTCCTGGTAATAAACGCGAGCAAGGGTATTACCCTTCTTTCAGACGTAAGCCCCCTCCACGGATGCGAAAAAACCCGACAGGGAGAACCGATTGAACATCACCCGGAAGACAAACTTGATCCTCACATCTGGCTTGATCTCACGAATGTCCAGAATATGGTGGACAATATACGAGACGGCTTCATATCAAAGGATCCGTCAGGGAAAAACTTTTATATGAAAAACACCGCACAATACGGCGCCAGATTGAGCGCCCTTGACCGGGAATTCAAGACCAGTCTCTCAAACTGCCGGCACCGTCTCTTTGTCCACGGTGGCCATTTCGCCTTCAATTATCTAGCCAAACACTACAATCTTGCGTATGTGTCGGCGTATCAAGGGTCTCCCGATGCCGAGCCTTCTCCGAGAAAGATAATGGAATTGAAAAAACTGGTGAAAGATAATGAAGTCAAGTACATCTATTATGAAGAATTGATCACACCCAGGGTTGCCGAGATGTTAGCGCGGGAGACGGGAGCGGATCTCCTTTTCCTTCACGGCGCCCACAATATAAGCAAAGATGATCTGGAGAAAGGGACCACCTTTATATCCATCATGGAACAAAACCTGACGAACCTCATGAAGGGGCTCGAATGCCGCTAA
- the dnaK gene encoding molecular chaperone DnaK: MAKKVIGIDLGTTNSVVAIMEGGDPKVIINEEGSRLTPSVVAFTKDGQILVGQTARRQAITNPENTIFSIKRFMGRRYSEIQEEIKTLPYRVVADQEGNARVDVRGKQYTPQEISAFILQKLRKSAEAYLGQTIEDAVVTVPAYFNDSQRQATKDAGRIAALNVLRIINEPTASALAYGLDKKKNETIAVYDFGGGTFDISILEVGDNVVEVKSTNGDTHLGGDDIDQKIIDWIVAEFMKDQGIDLSKDKMALQRLKEAAERAKIELSATVETEINLPFITADQTGPKHLTLRMRRAELEQLADDIIQRSMGPCKRALDDAKLTAEQIDEVVLVGGSTRIPKVQDLVKNFFNKEPHRGVNPDEVVALGAAVQAGVLAGEVKDVLLLDVTPLSLGIETLGGVMTRIIERNTTIPTKKSQIFTTAEDSQTNVEIHVLQGEREFARDNRTLGRFHLIGLPPAPRGIPQIEVTFDIDANGILHVAAKDIATGKEQNITITASTGLNEEEIKRMVHDSEIHSEEDKKRKSDIEARNQLDNLIYTTEKTLNENKDKLTADDIRSVEDALTAAKEAIKSEDSDRIKRAADDLTKASHKLAETLYKKSSTTTEQGTQGTGSEPQGGPRRDEDVVDAEFEDVKK, encoded by the coding sequence ATGGCAAAAAAAGTAATAGGGATTGATCTCGGGACAACAAACTCCGTCGTTGCGATAATGGAAGGTGGAGATCCGAAAGTAATTATCAATGAGGAGGGCAGCAGACTTACGCCAAGCGTTGTAGCCTTCACGAAAGACGGACAGATACTCGTCGGCCAGACTGCAAGGAGACAGGCTATCACCAACCCGGAAAACACCATATTCTCGATCAAGAGATTTATGGGTAGAAGGTATAGCGAAATACAGGAAGAAATTAAGACACTGCCTTACAGGGTCGTGGCCGACCAGGAGGGCAACGCTCGGGTCGACGTAAGGGGTAAGCAATACACACCCCAGGAGATTTCGGCCTTCATCCTTCAGAAACTGAGGAAGTCGGCTGAAGCATATCTCGGCCAGACGATAGAAGACGCTGTCGTCACCGTCCCGGCGTACTTCAACGACTCTCAGCGTCAGGCGACAAAAGATGCGGGAAGAATAGCGGCGCTGAACGTGCTCCGGATCATCAACGAACCGACCGCATCAGCTCTCGCGTATGGCTTGGACAAGAAAAAGAATGAAACGATCGCAGTGTATGACTTTGGCGGGGGCACCTTCGACATCTCCATATTGGAAGTGGGGGACAACGTGGTGGAAGTAAAATCAACCAACGGTGATACACACCTAGGCGGGGACGACATAGACCAGAAGATCATAGACTGGATAGTAGCCGAGTTCATGAAGGATCAAGGTATTGACCTGTCAAAAGACAAAATGGCTCTCCAGAGGCTTAAAGAGGCAGCGGAAAGGGCGAAAATTGAATTGTCGGCCACTGTAGAGACTGAGATAAACCTCCCATTTATTACCGCCGACCAGACCGGTCCCAAACACCTAACCCTGAGAATGAGGAGAGCAGAGCTGGAGCAATTGGCCGATGATATTATCCAGAGATCCATGGGGCCCTGCAAGAGAGCCCTTGACGATGCAAAACTGACTGCCGAGCAGATCGACGAGGTCGTGCTCGTGGGCGGGTCAACAAGAATTCCCAAGGTCCAGGATCTGGTAAAGAACTTTTTTAACAAGGAACCTCATAGAGGTGTCAACCCAGACGAGGTGGTGGCCTTAGGCGCCGCAGTCCAGGCCGGAGTCCTTGCTGGAGAGGTTAAGGATGTACTCCTCCTCGACGTGACCCCACTCTCCCTGGGTATCGAAACCTTGGGCGGCGTCATGACGAGGATTATAGAACGGAATACGACCATACCGACAAAGAAGAGTCAGATCTTTACCACTGCTGAGGATAGCCAGACCAACGTGGAAATCCATGTCCTGCAGGGTGAAAGAGAGTTTGCAAGAGACAACAGGACTCTTGGGAGGTTCCACCTCATAGGTCTTCCTCCGGCGCCAAGAGGGATCCCCCAGATAGAGGTTACATTCGACATAGACGCCAATGGAATACTCCATGTGGCAGCAAAAGACATCGCGACTGGCAAGGAACAAAACATTACCATAACAGCGTCAACAGGACTAAACGAGGAAGAGATAAAAAGGATGGTACATGACTCCGAGATACATTCGGAAGAAGACAAGAAGAGGAAATCAGACATTGAGGCCCGGAATCAGCTCGATAACTTGATATACACCACAGAAAAGACATTGAACGAAAATAAAGACAAGCTTACGGCCGATGACATCAGGTCAGTGGAGGATGCACTCACGGCAGCAAAAGAGGCTATAAAGAGCGAGGACAGTGACCGGATCAAGAGGGCCGCCGACGACCTCACGAAAGCTTCTCATAAACTCGCAGAAACGCTCTATAAGAAGAGCTCCACCACCACAGAACAGGGAACCCAGGGGACAGGGAGTGAGCCTCAGGGTGGACCAAGAAGAGATGAGGACGTGGTTGACGCTGAGTTTGAGGATGTAAAAAAATAG
- a CDS encoding transcriptional repressor, with the protein MTTDFQTSIRKLHLKATPKRLAILEILASEPVYASPEKVWQKMKGRFGKIGLSTVYRNLEDLAEGGLIIKILHPDRKLYYYFCHNAETSHHHHFVCISCRRVLDISFCGLEEIRKEVEGGLKGTVVAHLLQVFGFCEKCDK; encoded by the coding sequence TTGACCACCGATTTTCAGACTTCCATTAGGAAGCTTCATCTTAAGGCAACACCCAAAAGGCTCGCCATTCTTGAAATCCTCGCGAGTGAACCCGTGTACGCAAGTCCGGAGAAAGTGTGGCAGAAGATGAAGGGTCGGTTCGGTAAGATCGGACTCTCCACCGTGTACCGCAACCTTGAAGATTTGGCTGAAGGCGGTCTGATCATTAAAATCCTCCATCCTGATCGTAAGCTCTATTACTATTTTTGCCACAACGCCGAAACGAGCCACCATCATCACTTCGTCTGCATTTCATGCCGGAGGGTCCTCGACATCAGCTTTTGCGGGTTGGAAGAGATACGAAAAGAAGTAGAAGGTGGCCTGAAAGGTACGGTTGTCGCCCACTTGCTGCAGGTTTTCGGCTTCTGTGAGAAATGCGATAAATGA